One genomic region from Harpia harpyja isolate bHarHar1 chromosome 1, bHarHar1 primary haplotype, whole genome shotgun sequence encodes:
- the LOC128140853 gene encoding peroxidasin-like: MLIKSSALRGFLCFLLLPSFSCSCPSRCLCFRTTVRCMHLMLETIPDIPPQTNILDLRFNHIKEIQPGAFRRLKNLNTLLLNNNQIKQIVRRSFEDLENLKYLYLYKNEIQSIQQHAFNGLRSLEQLYLHFNNLESLESETFSDLPKLERLFLHNNKISRIHPGTFSQLESLKRLRLDSNALLCDCDLMWLAELLKKYAEQGSIQTAATCEAPRDLHGRSIVTLTAQEFNCERPRITSQPHDVDVLLGNTVYFTCRAEGNPKPAIIWLHNNNEIDMKDDNRLNLLQDGTLMIQNTKESDKGVYQCMAKNIAGEVKTQEVVLRYFGTPSKPTFVIQPQNTEVLIGESVTLECGVSGHPHPRISWTLGTGSPLPQDSRFAITSSGGLFIQNVTFSDQGQYNCNASNTEGSVQATARIIVQDSPRFLLIPTDQTVTEGQSVDFPCSAEGHPPPVIAWTRAGGPLPNDRRHSILSTGTLRVMRVALHDQGQYECHAISAIGVRTLPVQLSVTPRVIPVFLHPPQDVVAETGQDVAITCTAQGDPRPTITWVKEGIQITESGKFHISQDGTLSIQDLGVADQGRYECIARNPFGFTSSAMQLTITATDVGRSGDTFVATSIREAISSVDHAINSTRTELFSKRPKTPNDLLALFRYPRDPYTIETARAGEIFERTLQLIQEHVQQGLIVDMNVTGYRYNDLVSPHYLNMIANLSGCSAHRRTPNCSDICFHKKYRTHDGSCNNLQHPMWGASLTAFQRLLKPAYQNGFNLPRGFSMAEDARDLPLPLPRLVSTAMVGTETVTPDDQFTHMLMQWGQFLDHDMDQTVAAISMSRFSDGAPCSEVCSNDPPCFSVMVPANDPRVRNGRCMFFVRSSPVCGSGMTSLLMNSVYAREQINHLTSYIDASNVYGSTEQESRELRDVSSQNGLLKRGQVVPSSGKYLLPFAVGPPTECMRDENESPVPCFLAGDHRANEQLGLTAMHTLWFREHNRIATELSALNPHWDGDLLYHEARKIVGAQMQYITYAQWLPKVLGEAGMKMLGEYKGYDPNVNAGILNAFATAAFRFGHTLINPILYRLNETFQPIRQGHIPLHKAFFSPFRIMQEGGIDPLLRGLFGVPGKMRVPSELLNMELTEKLFSMAHSVSLDLAAINIQRGRDHGIPPYNDFRVFCNLSSAQEFEDLRNEIKNLEIREKLRSLYGTTKNIDLFPALMVEDLVPGTRVGPTLMCLLTTQFRRLRDGDRFWYENPGVFTPAQLTQIRQTSLARVICDNGDHIQQLQRDVFRVASYPQGMVGCEEIPVVDLRLWQDCCEDCQTRGQFRALSQRFRSKRSPGFSYSEENPAKHKPAFPRNEAPSPSPSSRENLESLVAELEKTVASLRKQVNVLESQLRWHHRNTSTHGQGKKTGDKWRKR; the protein is encoded by the exons GCTGCTGAACAATAATCAGATAAAACAAATTGTGAGAAGATCCTTTGAAGATCTGGAGAACCTGAAATACCT CTAcctttataaaaatgaaattcagagcaTCCAGCAACACGCCTTCAACGGGCTCCGTTCTCTGGAACAGCT CTACCTGCATTTCAACAACCTGGAAAGTCTGGAGTCGGAGACTTTTAGTGACCTGCCTAAACTTGAAAGGCT ATTCTTGCACAACAACAAGATTTCCAGGATTCATCCAGGGACATTCTCTCAACTGGAATCCCTCAAACGGCT GCGGCTGGACTCCAACGCCTTGCTTTGCGACTGCGACTTGATGTGgctggctgagctgctgaagaaatacgctgagcagggcagtaTCCAGACAGCCGCCACCTGCGAGGCTCCTCGGGACCTGCATGGGCGCTCCATCGTCACCTTGACCGCCCAGGAGTTTAATTGCG AGAGGCCTCGCATAACCTCACAACCCCACGATGTCGACGTCCTCTTGGGAAACACAGTTTATTTCACCTGCAGGGCAGAAGGCAACCCAAAGCCTGCGATTATTTGGCTGCACAACAA TAATGAGATTGACATGAAAGATGACAACCGCCTGAACCTGTTGCAAGACGGTACCTTGATGATCCAGAATACCAAGGAGTCGGACAAAGGCGTCTACCAGTGCATGGCCAAGAACATAGCTGGGGAGGTCAAGACGCAAGAAGTCGTGCTGCGCTATTTTGGCACCCCAT CCAAGCCCACTTTTGTGATCCAGCCGCAGAACACTGAAGTGCTGATTGGGGAAAGCGTCACCTTGGAGTGTGGGGTCTCTGGGCACCCCCACCCTCGCATCAGCTGGACCCTTGGCACAGGCTCTCCTTTACCGCAGGATTCCCGTTTCGCTATCACCAGCTCTGGAGGACTCTTCATTCAGAACGTCACTTTCTCAGACCAGGGCCAGTACAACTGCAATGCCAGCAACACCGAGGGATCCGTCCAGGCGACAGCAAGGATCATAGTGCAAG ATTCTCCCAGGTTTCTCCTCATTCCCACTGATCAGACAGTAACTGAGGGACAAAGCGTGGACTTCCCATGCTCTGCTGAGGGTCATCCTCCACCCGTGATTGCCTGGACGAGGGCAG GTGGGCCACTGCCGAATGACCGGAGGCACAGCATCCTCTCCACGGGTACCCTGCGGGTGATGAGGGTTGCTTTGCATGACCAAGGCCAGTACGAATGCCATGCCATAAGTGCCATCGGAGTGAGGACCCTCCCGGTACAGCTGTCGGTGACCCCACGAG TGATACCCGTGTTCCTTCATCCCCCCCAAGACGTGGTGGCAGAGACAGGCCAGGACGTTGCCATTACCTGCACTGCCCAAGGAGATCCACGGCCCACCATAACCTGGGTCAAA GAGGGTATCCAGATCACAGAGAGCGGCAAGTTCCACATAAGCCAAGACGGGACCCTTTCCATTCAAGACCTCGGCGTGGCTGACCAGGGCAGATACGAGTGCATAGCCAGAAACCCCTTTGGCTTCACCTCCAGCGCTATGCAGCTCACCATCACTG ccACGGACGTCGGTCGGAGTGGCGACACGTTTGTAGCCACATCAATACGGGAAGCCATCAGCAGTGTGGACCACGCCATCAATTCAACACGCACTGAGCTGTTTAGCAA ACGCCCCAAGACGCCCAATGACTTGCTGGCTCTCTTCCGTTACCCCCGGGACCCCTACACCATTGAAACAGCCAGGGCAGGTGAGATCTTTGAAAGGACCTTGCAGCTGATTCAGGAACACGTGCAACAAGGTCTAATCGTGGATATGAATGTCACAG GCTATCGGTACAATGACTTGGTGTCCCCTCACTACCTGAACATGATTGCCAACCTGTCGGGCTGCTCTGCCCACCGCCGCACACCGAACTGCTCGGATATCTGCTTCCACAAGAAGTACAGGACCCATGACGGCTCTTGCAACAACCTCCAGCACCCGATGTGGGGTGCGTCTCTCACAGCCTTCCAGAGGCTCCTGAAACCCGCCTACCAGAACGGATTTAACCTCCCCCGGGGGTTTTCCATGGCAGAAGATGCCAGGGacctgccccttcctctacctcgCCTTGTCTCTACCGCCATGGTCGGGACTGAGACCGTCACCCCCGATGACCAGTTCACACACATGCTCATGCAGTGGGGCCAGTTTCTGGACCACGACATGGACCAAACGGTGGCAGCCATTAGCATGTCCCGCTTCTCAGATGGAGCACCCTGCAGCGAGGTGTGCAGCAACGACCCGCCTTGCTTCTCCGTCATGGTCCCTGCTAACGACCCCCGCGTGAGGAACGGGCGCTGCATGTTCTTTGTCCGTTCGAGCCCTGTGTGCGGCAGCGGGATGACCTCCCTGCTGATGAACTCTGTCTACGCCAGGGAGCAGATCAACCACTTGACGTCTTACATCGATGCCTCCAATGTTTAcggcagcacagagcaggaatCACGGGAGCTGCGGGATGTGAGCAGCCAAAATGGGCTGCTGAAGCGAGGGCAAGTTGTGCCCAGCTCGGGGAAGTATCTCCTTCCCTTTGCTGTGGGGCCACCCACCGAGTGCATGAGAGATGAGAACGAGAGCCCCGTGCCGTGCTTCCTGGCAGGAGACCACCGTGCCAATGAGCAGCTGGGTCTCACGGCCATGCACACGCTTTGGTTCAGGGAGCACAACCGCATTGCCACAGAGCTGTCGGCCCTCAATCCCCACTGGGATGGAGATCTCCTGTATCACGAGGCACGGAAGATTGTGGGTGCCCAGATGCAGTATATCACCTATGCCCAGTGGCTCCCCAAGGTCCTGGGGGAAGCTGGGATGAAGATGCTGGGTGAGTACAAAGGCTACGACCCCAATGTCAACGCGGGGATTCTCAACGCCTTTGCCACTGCTGCCTTCCGCTTTGGGCACACCTTGATCAACCCCATCTTGTACCGGCTGAACGAAACCTTCCAGCCCATCCGCCAAGGCCACATCCCCCTGCACAAGGCCTTCTTCTCCCCTTTCAGGATCATGCAGGAGGGTGGGATTGACCCCCTCCTCCGTGGGCTTTTTGGGGTTCCTGGGAAAATGCGCGTCCCCTCCGAACTCCTCAACATGGAGCTGACGGAGAAACTCTTCTCCATGGCACACTCTGTCTCACTGGACTTGGCTGCTATCAACATCCAGAGAGGGCGAGACCATGGCATCCCACCTTACAACGACTTCAGGGTCTTCTGCAACCTCTCATCTGCACAGGAGTTTGAGGACCTCAGAAATGAGATCAAGAACTTGGAGATCAGAGAAAAGCTCAGGAG TTTATATGGAACTACCAAAAATATTGACCTATTTCCAGCACTGATGGTGGAAGATCTTGTTCCTGGTACCAGAGTTGGACCAACGCTGATGTGCCTGTTAACGACACAGTTCAGAAGGCTGAGGGATGGAGACAG ATTTTGGTATGAGAATCCTGGAGTCTTCACACCGGCGCAGCTGACTCAGATCAGACAGACATCCCTTGCTCGTGTCATCTGTGACAACGGTGACCACatccagcagctccagagagatgTCTTCCGGGTGGCATCGTACCCGCAGGGCATGGTCGGCTGTGAAGAGATTCCTGTGGTGGACCTCCGCTTGTGGCAGGACTGTTGTGAGG ACTGCCAGACACGTGGGCAATTCAGGGCTCTTTCTCAGCGGTTCCGAAGCAAGAGGTCTCCTGGCTTCAGCTACTCAGAGGAAAACCCTGCCAAGCATAAGCCTGCCTTCCCCAG AAATGAGGCGCCTTCTCCAAGCCCTTCCTCCAGAGAGAATCTCGAGTCCCTTGTGGCTGAACTGGAGAAGACAGTTGCTTCCCTACGGAAACAG GTGAATGTACTAGAGAGCCAGCTGAGGTGGCACCACAGGAACACCAGCACTCATGGACAGGGGAA